The following DNA comes from Nicotiana sylvestris chromosome 10, ASM39365v2, whole genome shotgun sequence.
ataagatgcatcagattggtcttttatttttgggtacacatgtcctagacggacccaacccctgtgttgagtccccaaagtcaaatgcacatgatgcaaacaagtgttcctactagggatccggcatgaggctgagttattctacgTTCAAAATCCGGGTATGTTGTTtgagacttgtgtacccgagtggacaactcgagccgggggagggctacgtaccgggaaccaaaaggccatccggctttgtaacttgtccgagcctcttcctaatttaaggtataacactaacagaagAGGAGTCACTCGTGCGTGCACATACCCGAAGacgagaagagaagggtttcgtagcagtttatatacagttcaaatagtaccaaagcggtaaaaagcagcatttagAACATTAGGcacaaacatgtaataaaacaagataataaataaaagccaaatataacattTATTCTAAGTTCGAATTCTtcaaccctgaactagagattctgtgttcttgtccccagcagaatcgctagagctgtcacacctcctttttcctactcCCTGAAAGgagcataagggagtttttcaatttaagtgacaatcaaaacaggattatttatatagaaatcagagtcgccacttgagataatttatggtgtcccaagtcactggtttagaatcccgaatcgaggaaagattgactctgttttatagtccgcgaacacagaaatccgggtaaggaattctgttaacccgggagaaggtgttaggcattcccgggttccgtggttctagcacggtcactcaactattattcttggcttaattatctgattttaaacatttttaaacctatgtacatttttaactttaaaaccgcttttatttatttaaagaactAATTCAAGATCGTAGTACACTTGCGaaccgcgtcacatgaaatgcacacgcGATTTACAATATGTTttattctattattattattcaaagttaTGGtggggtcacatgaaatgcacacccgaattaaGATTTACGTATCGTGACCATGTCACGGGAATCGTACACATGGCCACGATGATTCATTGTTCAAAATAACTTATATTCCTTCGCGTAGAAGAATGTCAATTTAAGCAGCTGAGCACTGCAGCAAAGGAATTTTTCCTCGAGCATAATATTGTAACATACTCTGTAGAATACAAGATCTCCATGTTTGCAGTAAGTGGAAGAATTATCAAAACATCAATAAACAAAAAAGTTTACCATGTAGACATCTCAATTACCATATTTCACCATTAATGATTAACAATGGTGATCCCTAACTTATGCACAATGCCTTGCTACTATGATACCACTTACACAGCTTGAAATAAAGCTCAACAATCCAGTAGTAAAGTTTTAATCTTTCGTCAACCATGTTTTAAATAATAAGCAAATCAAATGGAATCAATAATTGGAATAACAATTCCAAAGACATATGACCAGATAAAAAGTGAAAATATCCAAACAAGATAAATTCTATACAAGAGACTAAATCACTAATGCTTCTGATTCAACAAGAAATCAACATTTTGcaacttaagaacttagtattATTAAATGTCTCACCAAATAATGCACCCACCCTTTATTAATTCAAAACCCATATGTTTTTAGTTCCAAAATATGTTCTATCCAATTAAATTAATAAACTCAACAGTAAGATTATACTAGTTCACAAATCTATACACTAGCAATATTGATCTAAGCAGAAGCACATCGCTAAAAGTAAATTACACGAAACATCAAAATTGTACAAAAACACCAATTCAAAATTAATTAGATTAAGACAAGAAATGAACCTCAAGCTTTGAATCTGAAACTTTAATTATTTTACAGCTCTGTAATCCGAAAGCGAACTAAACAATGAACGACCCAATCGAACTCGACGAACTCGGCTCGGACCTCAACTCGACTCAGAAACCCGCACTGAAGAAGTATGGTGGCTCGTTCTGTCACTGTCTCCATTTTCCCCATCCCCCTTTCTATTCCATTTTCAATTTCATGCTTATATAAAGATGGACGATTGTATTGGTGCTTTCTTTTTTGTTAGGAGGATGATTTCTTGTGGGGATGAGTAAGTTTTGGAGATTAGAGGGGTGGGGTTCTGCTGGTTTAGGGAGTGTCGCTtggctttttctttttcttgctgaTGCGCTAGCTTTTGGCGTAGGTCTGTTAGGCATTTTAGGTTAGCTTCTTTttataggtttagggttttagggtaTTGTGCTTGGGttgttatgggctaggtccaaaagttaggcctaaaaatgggttgttttaagcAATTGGGTTGGACTGCTGGGTCGGGTTCATTTGTGGTGGGGCGGGTCATTAGTATAATTTATAATTCCACGTGGACTAATTATATGGTGCCATGTCATTTTTAAAATCCTTCTTATATTTTTTGTTAGTGTTAGGGGTATTTGTAGGCCAAAATATAACGTTTAAGGGCAATTATGGACCACTAGGTGGAAGGAGAACATATTAGAGCTAAATCCAATAGGTGAAGACCATTTTTGGCCCTTTTccgttttctttttcttgctaCTGCATTAGCTTTTGGCGTAGGTCTCTTAGGCATTTTACGTTAGCTTCTTTttataggtttagggttttagggtaTTGGGCTTGAGTTGTTATGGACTTGGTCCAAAAGTTAGGCCTAAAAATGAGTTGTTTGAGcctaaattttattctttcttcgcgaacaagactaaaatactaccttatttattaattacttctacttaagtaaaatagctattaaaataagactgactgttaaaacaaaattatttttggtatttttcaagattaaaaatgactacaaaacattaatgacactattttttttaatttttattttcttttaaaaaaataaagtaaaagagtcaaaattagttgaaataacgatattaggcctaaattaaatatttacatgctaaaatataaaaaatattcgggagggtaaaaaattacatgtctacagatACTACAACAGAAGAACGAATCTTCGATACTTCGGAATACAAagacttggtcctaaggaaggTTACCCTCAATACCAGAAACCCTAATGTATGGAAGCTgggccaaaattgggaaggaccgtaccgtatccttgggatagttggcaaaggatcctataagcttggTACCATGGAGGGCAAGCAGCTTCCGAGTAACTAAAATGCATCGATGCTTAAGCGGTATTACTGTTAGGGCGGCTGGATGTGGAAATCAACACATATCCTCGAGCAAATGtcgcactcttttccttcaacaGGGTTTTTTATCCCATAAACAGGTTTTTTATCAGCAAGGGTTTTAACGAGACGACGTCCATACATCTCCCAAGATGGATTCGAGGAGCCCCCAAGATTTCTTTCGCAATCATCCCTGGCCCGGGGGAAAGACAAACAAGGCTCCGATAGGGAATAACGCATCGGGTCAAACGGCCCAAGGAGCCGCACCCGGGCAGGCCGAACTCGCAAAAACAAAACAACAGGTATTTACGCCAAGTAATAAAGAATATTTTTCGGCATCTCGTACTCCATAAAAGGGGATTTCAACATGGCCACGACGAAGGGCTCTCCACCAAACGCGTCCCAAGATACTCAGAGACTTAGCGTCAGTAATTCAGCActcgcacgaccccagggtcggaatttcgggctcataaagcccctacaGGGAAATTCCGAGCTCACAAAAAGTGGTCTTcaaaacaaactcgatgactcggagactgttaTTAATCGCCATGCGCTGGAAAACCCGAaattgtaagacccctagcgggtagactcggcgtaaccagatcAATTCTACATtacaaaaactataagacctcaacaggcatgacaaactgtaaaaACCTCAACATGCATTAAAATCCCGAAGTTCaagctatacgtcgcatttgtaagagtccCGAAAAGGCATACCCTCAGTGTAGACGCCTGAACTATCACTCAGGATCAAAAATGGCTTTgtccaaacacatatgactacggtcaaaacggctgatacaaccaaactaacgcgactcaggGACGCCTGACCGTCACTAAACAAAAATCACAGGCCACTACTTtgaatatacttcagaaagaactAGTTAAAAAaagcttccctcaacaggcaaaaatgagcttcgaccatgttagctccaaatcacaaggcttcaacCTACTCAGCCTACGTGCTATGAACCTTCtaaggtgctcaaacatcgccgataatgacttgaaatcgaggttcttctagaaccgatgacaggtcaggcaaaattatttcaaatgaCCTTAACGAGtagaaaacaaagcctacaaaagcCTACAGGAAaaacagtgtaagagccattgtcgccaccAAAACGAGCCGTCGGGCCGCACATTGAAAGGTCTCTACGgccaaacaacgtaagagccattgtcgtcagCTTAAAAATTAACAACTTGAGGATAAAAATGATCTTGAATTGTAACCCGATTAAGAGACCGGATccgaaatagttaactatgcaagcctccgggccataTATTGAAAGGTCTCGACGACCAAAACAACGTAAAAGGCACTATTGCCGGTCAGAAAATTCTTAAGAGTCAATTAAATATCAAATCGAATGCatctcggagactggacccaaaatagttaaactttaacatgcctaagggcacagcaTAAATGACACTATCGACCAGCTGAGTGAGCCTTCGGGCCATGCGCCTGTAAGGTCACTTCTACCTGAAACACAAAGGGCTATCGCTGCCCGCCCATGTAGGTAGGAAGGAACtttagggtcaattaaagctcgaatctcaatgcgactcggagactggacccaaaatagttgaaacagcgaaatgcccaagggcaaaagaTAAGAATTGTCATCACCCGACCGCGCGGGCACTGGAGAGCGAAAATCAACAAGGCTAGGGACAAACCTGGCCCGGAAACCCAATGCAAGATGGTGGGGAAAAAACATGAGATCCCTCACGGTGGTTCACGTCGGAGGCCGCATCAACCAGCCATACGACAAATTCCCGAGCCAGCCCAAAAGGGCCACAGAGCTATATTCCAGGTCTAAGGTTTTTTCGCCAATGGTTGTTGAATTCAAAATAGAAAGGGAATAAGGGAAACAGAGTCGCGGAATTCTCCTCATACATATGCCAAAATAAAAGTACTGTACAACAAGCAGGGAAATCAACAGGGAAAAAAATAGCAGATCCTAATCTATCGCTGAACTGACTGCCTCAAAGGTTGCATCTAGGCAATTCAAATCCTCCGATGGCCCCTTCTCGACGGCGTCCCCCCTCTCTGGGGATCCACTCCCACTTTTTACCCCGTTTGAGCTACCTTCCTACACACTCTCGACGGTCAGCCTTCGGGAACTCGGCCAAGCGTGATCCATGGTTCGAGGTAAAATTGGGCCAGCCCCCTCGAACGCTCTCTCAACACAGGAATCTGCAGCAACCTCTCCTCCACCAAGCGAAGATACAAATGCCTCGGCCTCAACTTTGATCCGGAGCAATGCAGCCACCAACTCGGAATGAAGGCTCTTATACTTGCCGCTATCCTCcttcgcaccctgaagctgacgCTCAATCAAGGTAACTCTCTCCCTGAGGTTGTCCCTTTCAAAAGACACCTCGCTCAAAATGTCGGCTATGCTCGGAGATTTCAGCATCCCTTGCCCAAAGCTCCCCTCTCAGCAGGGCATTTTCCTTTTCAAACTGCATAGATCAAGGCACGAAGAGTTAAAAGCGACAAAATTTTACAAGGGCTCAAATGATAGCGAAAACAAGGGATGGATAACCTGTTCGGTGAAAAAGGCTTTCCCACGCTCACGACCACTAACCTCGTCCTGATATTGGGCGAGGACCTGGTTGTAAAGCGCCTCGGCCTGTAACCGTATAAAAAAGTTAAGAGGATAAATGACAGAGCAGCTCTAAGCAGCAGACACGGCTAGATGAAATTACCTGCTCACAAAGCCTGCCCATCTCGCCAAAAATAGATGAGGCGTTGACCTTGAAATTACCCTCAAGAATGATCGACAGCCTCCCAAGTGCGTCTCCTCCTTTGATCAGTGCTCCCGCCACGAAAGGCTCCTTACGAGACTCCTCTTGCATTCCGGAAGATGGAAGGATCTCCCCTTTTGGAGAATCAACGATATCCACCGGGCCAACGGGGTTAACCTGAATCTCCATCCTCTATTCATCATGGGTCCCAGCTCGAGGCTCCTCCAAACTACCTGTCAAGGGTGTCCCAGATCAGGGAAAACTCCGGCCACCTATCAATTCAAGGTCAGTGCTCGATACCCCATCCACTGCCTCACCACCACAAATCTGAGCCATGCCAACATCAGACTCCTGCCCGAAAGCATCTATTCCCATGGCCCGAGGATCAATCAACCCCAAACGCTCTTTGAAAGGTGCCGAGAAGCTGCTTTCTCCCTCACCTTCAGCACAAGGATTTCCCGTCGCCCCGAATACTGGAGCCAATGGGTCAACCTTGGAATCCTCCACTCTGATCCTCTGGGGCTCCGGTGGATCAACCGATAGGATCTCCTGCCTTTTCCTCTCCTCGTCATGCATCAGAGTGTCCCCTCCAACGGACGACACCTCCCTCATCAGTAGGACCCCTCCCAGACCTGCATAGATACAAATGTTAAAATGCACAGTACAGAGAAAGCTATTAACAGCAAGCTACATCAAAATGCTCGGATGCATCAAGACTCAAGGCTTACCAGGGCGTCTGGCCTCCCACCGAGCTCGGGATAAATCCTACCACGCTTGGTCGGTATACAGGCAAATTGAGTGCAAATGACCGACCCAACCCTGAAGGTATGACACCGCACCAGGGTAGATCGCTGCGGGTAAAAGGACAAGAAAGGCAGAGTCAGATGTATAAAGAAAAGTTACTAGGAAAGGGCAAGGGCACCACGTCTACTTACGCCCagcgttccacttctcagggaacaaCATCTTTTTTGCTGGAATTAGATCATACGTTGGATGAATCGGCTTAACCACCCATCATCCCCGAACTCCTTGGTGGGGGAAAATAGGACCTCGAGGCTCTACAACGAAGCTTGACTAATCTTCCGCGAAGCAGACAAGGGCTATACATCCGGATCAAATGGTTTAGGGTGAAGGGCATTCCCTCTATCATGCTTGAATAATGCCTTATCATATAAACCACGCGCTAGAACGAAGGGTGGACTTGACCTAGAGTTATCTGGTAACTCCGGCAGAAGTAGAGAATCACGGGGTCGATCAGGTGCGAGGATGGCCCCACCAGCCCCAAAGAGAATAGGTAGGTGTACACACTTAGAAAGCCGTATTTATGAGCCGTAATATCCTCATCCCAAGCAGGAATCTCCACAAGCATGGTATCTCCCCAATAGCAGTCCGCTTCACTCTTTTGATGTCCGTTATAGAGCTAATATATCGAGTTATAGGCTCGTGGTGCCCTAACTTCGAGGAGAGCCTCTCGACCCTAAAATCGGAGGTCATCACAAAGGGTCCCGGAATGCACTCCTCGGCACAAGGTGGAGTGGCCATTTCGCCTCGAGAGAAAAGCGAAGAAGACGAGCCCGCAACCTCCTTGGAAGCAGAAGTGGAAATATTCGTCATCCTTGGGGAAATcttaggaaagaagaaaaaggggtTGCGTCCCTGGGAAAGAGTGAGAACGAAGGGAAACAAACCTCACTAAGGGTTTTGAACACAGGATGGAATCTAGAAAGGAAGAGACGGGCATTTATAAAAGCATCATGGGTATATTGAAGGAATCCAACTGCCACAGTCAATGCTAAAATCTACAGGAACGGTGTGCGTAATACGCCTTAATACCTTGTATCCGTTCGCAAGGGCACGAGAGGAAGAAGGGGTTCAAAACCTTTTCTTATCGTTTCTTGTCGTCTTCACTCTGAGAAACGCGGACACTATCTGTATACATCAAATCCGGGGCCCTGATTTCCAACCATCTCGCGGTCATGCCCCTCGAAGCTcgaagccaaggtcgagactcaTCCTCGAGGTTCGATATATATCGGTCCGAAGGATATCATATTCTGACAAGTACAGCAAGCTACAACAGGCGAGAGGccagttcccaaggcacacggcttaACCTGACATGGTTGCTCTATCCGGGGCCTATTTTCAAGATGTCATGTCTAGTCGTCCTATCTCCATAACTTTACGGTTAATACGTTCTATACCATaacgggttcccctcctatataaaggggatccccgtTACATTGTAGGCTGggatgatgttgctccatttctccacaagtgcaataatctctctctctctctctctctctctctgtctctctctgtctctctctgtctctctcttttctttctaacttgcttgttCTCATTGGCCCGAGGTCACCTTAATACCCATCGCTCTTctacttgttcttcatcatataGCTTAGTATCGGCCGTAAAgtgccttgtttaatcatatcttcaACTGTTTTCCCATCCCCagctatccccgatagctcgaactCGACCCTGATGTCGACCTCGAGGTACCCTATCGATCGTACCTATACCCGAGCAGCAGGCCCTTCGattcgattactatctcgttttatcTCGCATTCCATtattaaacttcatattattggcatcaactactctaacaaatAGCTTGGGAATAGATCATGTATtgttagaatcccatttacaaatttaattgttgttaccattttcacggtaaacaaaaagagtaaacaatatatacattgtaGATCTATCCACACTTTCATAttatgaactcacttgcttaagtttgtttgacaatgatcccctcctttggtAAGAGACTTGGACATTCAAGTCTaggtcaactcaacaaattagtctccaaggacctggtgataaggctacctaacatcaagtttaaggaagacaaagtttgtgaggcttgtgcaagggagaaacaggtaagatcctcttttaaatgcaagaaagtggtaagcTCGACCAGATCGATGGAATTGGTTCAAATGGATATATATGGTCTAATGAAAATATTAAGCAGAGATGGTAAAAAACatgtgatggtgcttgttgatgattactctaggtttacttggataTTATTTTTagcatctaaagatgaagcatttgacatgtttacttcttttgttagaaaaactcataaacaactaggtaatcaacttgcatcaattatttctgatcatggaactgaatttgaaaatcctaagtttgctgaattttgtgatgtgcatggcatagatcatagtttttctgcccctaggactccacaacaaaatggagtagttgaaagaaagaataggacacttgaatatatggctaggactatgcttctttctagtaaactgcctcaTAGCGTCTAGGCAGAagctgtaaacactgcatgttacatcattaataggtgcatgactagacctcttgtagagaagactccctatgagttacttaaagggagaaaactaaatatatcccatcttaagGCATTCgaatgcaagtgctttgtgcacaataatggaaaggactcccctATGTAAGTTTGATCCCATAAGTGATgcgggagtattcttgggatattcttcacacaTAGCATAACTtataaagtgtacaacaaaaAATCTACGTGTGTAGAAGAAAGAGTACATGTGGTTTTGGATGAAACtaatattctttctgagagacatgaacatgaagatgaagctattgggctggtaaaaggTTTAAATGAAATCATTGCCCAAGCTGATGCTGCACCAGAAGAAAGAACAGGTGATgaaacaggttcttccatccagggcaacctgatagggggaactgaacaaagaatAACTGAATCTAATTCCTCAATGGAACATGTCTATGATCTTGTTCttgaacaacaaaacataagagaaACATCAAGTGGAAATCAgatggttgtgaaaccttacaagtatcaaagttctcatcccattgagaacataattaatGATCCAACCTTTGGAATTAAAACTAGATCTTCATTAAAGAATTTTTGTGtttttgatgctttcctatctcttattgaacctaaaaatgttgctgAGGCTTTGCAAGATGCAGACTGGGTAAATGCAATGTAAGATTAACTAAATCAgtttgaaagaagtcaagtttggcatttgttgccacgacccaaaaacagatcagtaattggcactaaatgggtcttcagaaacaaacttgatgaagatggaactatTATAAGGAACAAGGCAAGGTTGGTGGTTCAAGTCTATAGCCAAGATgaaggcatagactatgatgagacttttgctccagttgcaaggttGGAAGCAATAatactcctcatagcctttgctgcATACATGGAATTTTCTCTTACCAGATGGACGTCAAGAGTGCATTCCTAAATGGCTacttaaaggaagaagtgtttaTCAACCAACAACTAGGGTTTAAAATCAAGGAGTGTCAGGATCATGTACACAAACTAGACAAGGCACTCtgtggactcaagcaggctccagAGCATGGTATGGAAGATTATCCAAAtttctgcttgaacatggctacaagagagATTGATAGCACTctattcttgaaggaaaaaggtaagAATCTTCTagtagtacaaatatatgttgatgacataatttttgaggCAACCACTAAAAACTAAGTAAGGAATTTGCTAAActaatggggagtgaatttgaaatgagtatgatgggtgagcttaatttcttcttaggcttacagattaAACAGAACTCAAATgaaaccatgatccatcagcagaaatatc
Coding sequences within:
- the LOC138879352 gene encoding uncharacterized protein yields the protein MELVQMDIYGLMKILSRDGKKHVMVLVDDYSRFTWILFLASKDEAFDMFTSFVRKTHKQLEERVHVVLDETNILSERHEHEDEAIGLVKGLNEIIAQADAAPEERTGDETGSSIQGNLIGGTEQRITESNSSMEHVYDLVLEQQNIRETSSGNQMVVKPYKYQSSHPIENIINDPTFGIKTRSSLKNFCVFDAFLSLIEPKNVAEALQDADWVNAINKLDEDGTIIRNKARLVVQMDVKSAFLNGYLKEEVFINQQLGFKIKECQDHVHKLDKALCGLKQAPEHGMEDYPNFCLNMATREIDSTLFLKEKGLCARFQANPKESHLIVVKRILSYLKGANDICIWYPKRSNFNLVGYADADYAVFLVDRKITSGMAHFLGSCLVSWATKKQNSVVLSTAEDEHVAIASCCAQLMWIK